The Candidatus Zixiibacteriota bacterium nucleotide sequence AATATAGAATATCAATGTCGGGAAATAGAAGATGTCGCCATGCATACCATCCACAAACGGCATACCGCCATGAATAAAGGGATCCCATACAGGCCAGTTAAGATTGGCGCTGAAGAAATCAGCTAAAAACTGTCTGAAAAAGATATTGCCTGCCATGAGGTCGGTACCGAAAATCAATTTTGAGGTCGAAAACAGCGATTCATGAAATAGGGCGATAGTTGCCAAAAGATATATTCCCAGATAATACCAGACAGGTCTGCCGGGTAAATTCAGGAAGTTGTCATTTTGGGTTTGTTGCTTCTTTTTATTGTTAGTCATATAAGTTCCTCGACATTTAGCATTTTTGAATGATCATCGCCATAAGTATAATATAATTTTTGTAAAAATCACAATGATTTTAGAGGCTTTGAAACAATGATTATCCCGGAGTTACTCAGTTATTGCTTTTGATGAAATGCTCAAGGATATGAACAAGTTTACTCTCTCAATAAAAAATAACCGGCTTAAGACTTACCCTTGACCGCTATGCCAAATAAATCAAGGCTTTTATCAACCATTATTTTCTCTACCCGGAAATCCTCGACACTAAACCTATTTTCAAAGCTTTTATTATCGCCAGAATCTATTTTATTGCTTCTGAGTTTACTTATTAATCGGGCAATTATCGGGTCTATAAATCCGGGGATTAATTGACGTATGCCAATTTTAAGCGCTAATGAAATGAAAAATCCCTGCTTAATACGTTCTGCCTCAATTCGATGAATTTCCTCGGTTGCGCTTACACCGTAAACATCTGCCTTTTCGAATTTGTTAAGTAATAATGCCTTTAGTTCATTGGCATAGTACTCTCTGACATGAAACCTATTCCAGGGTTTCTGACCTGGTTTCAACCTGGTTGCCCTATTGGGCGTAGTGATAAACAATTTGCAGTTTTCTTTCAAAACCCGGTGAAGTTCAGCCACAAAACCGGCGTCATCCTTAATATGCT carries:
- a CDS encoding class I SAM-dependent methyltransferase, yielding MVKDLKMTGERVVPDDIKTLAEYIQFLNHNFIYEYVKSLLKNDDKVLEVGFGEGYGSSLLSQACREIVGIDVEEQVVEYSNNKYGNEKCSFKLYDGKTIPFPDNTFDVIILFQVIEHIKDDAGFVAELHRVLKENCKLFITTPNRATRLKPGQKPWNRFHVREYYANELKALLLNKFEKADVYGVSATEEIHRIEAERIKQGFFISLALKIGIRQLIPGFIDPIIARLISKLRSNKIDSGDNKSFENRFSVEDFRVEKIMVDKSLDLFGIAVKGKS